A section of the Brachyhypopomus gauderio isolate BG-103 chromosome 13, BGAUD_0.2, whole genome shotgun sequence genome encodes:
- the LOC143474141 gene encoding uncharacterized protein LOC143474141 isoform X2: MVDSHFQVQLTAVLEVLMKTAVADICALTDNWFRSLHMEIMRSKKENEELRQKLYNGQQFMPEAVSENECTKSGEPGGETKNSAESRKMARNLTAESTAARRRHWKLGSILGVKGEIMDRSASERVEQRLDASSDIICGPVCMEPEARCPLYDLKPEPEKAQHDLQTSVVECSTDVHEYCEDEGEEPLLTGVCDADSEQHFPQPKREEEEFDISCLLTSDLQHTSTQLLRENNTEINSDYRMSLNLARDFNFMVTPNVKHLNYLERTSISLTCEKQKGKKYTCNVCGKKLSTKYSFAAHYRLHTKEKPFTCAQCGKRFAKKFNLDIHYNVHTGAKPYACTLCPKMFADPSAFGRHKRTH; the protein is encoded by the exons ATGGTTGACTCTCATTTTCAGGTTCAGCTTACAGCTGTTCTAGAAGTACTGATGAAAACGGCAGTCGCAGACATTTGCGCTCTGACGGACAACTGGTTCAGGTCTTTACACATGGAAATAATGAGAAGCAAGAAGGAAAACGAGGAGCTGAGACAAAAGTTGTACAACGGACAACAATTTATGCCAGAAGCGGTTTCGGAGAATGAGTGCACAAAATCTGGGGAACCTGGCGGTGAAACGAAAAATTCTGCGG AGTCTAGGAAAATGGCCAGAAACCTAACAGCTGAGTCTACAGCAGCCAGAAGAAGACACTGG AAGTTGGGCTCTATACTAGGAGTGAAAGGAGAGATAATGGACAGATCTGCTAGTGAAAGAGTGGAACAAAGGCTGGATG CATCCAGTGATATAATTTGCGGTCCTGTTTGCATGGAACCAGAAGCAAGATGCCCACTGTATGACCTCAAGCCTGAACCAGAGAAGGCTCAACATGATCTTCAAACCtctgtagtggagtgtagtacAGATGTCCATGAATACTGTGAAGATGAGGGGGAGGAACCTCTATTGACGGGTGTGTGTGACGCAGACAGTGAGCAACATTTTCCTCAGCCTaaaagagaagaggaagagtTTGACATCTCCTGTTTACTGACGTCTGACTTGCAGCATACTTCCACACAGCTACTTAGGGAGAACAACACAGAAATAAACTCGGACTATAGGATGTCCTTAAATTTAGCCAGAGACTTTAATTTCATGGTGACTCCAAATGTTAAGCATTTAAATTATCTAGAAAGAACCAGTATTTCACTAACATGTGAGAAACAGAAAGGCAAAAAATATACTTGCAATGTATGTGGGAAAAAACTTTCAACAAAATACTCATTTGCTGCTCACTACAGATTACATACCAAGGAGAAGCCCTTCACATGTGCACAGTGTGGCAAAAGATTTGCCAAGAAATTTAACCTAGACATTCACTACAATGTCCACACTGGTGCAAAACCCTATGCCTGTACTCTCTGCCCCAAGATGTTTGCTGATCCCAGCGCTTTTGGACGCCATAAGAGAACTCACTGA
- the LOC143474141 gene encoding uncharacterized protein LOC143474141 isoform X1: MVDSHFQVQLTAVLEVLMKTAVADICALTDNWFRSLHMEIMRSKKENEELRQKLYNGQQFMPEAVSENECTKSGEPGGETKNSAESRKMARNLTAESTAARRRHWKLGSILGVKGEIMDRSASERVEQRLDAASSDIICGPVCMEPEARCPLYDLKPEPEKAQHDLQTSVVECSTDVHEYCEDEGEEPLLTGVCDADSEQHFPQPKREEEEFDISCLLTSDLQHTSTQLLRENNTEINSDYRMSLNLARDFNFMVTPNVKHLNYLERTSISLTCEKQKGKKYTCNVCGKKLSTKYSFAAHYRLHTKEKPFTCAQCGKRFAKKFNLDIHYNVHTGAKPYACTLCPKMFADPSAFGRHKRTH; encoded by the exons ATGGTTGACTCTCATTTTCAGGTTCAGCTTACAGCTGTTCTAGAAGTACTGATGAAAACGGCAGTCGCAGACATTTGCGCTCTGACGGACAACTGGTTCAGGTCTTTACACATGGAAATAATGAGAAGCAAGAAGGAAAACGAGGAGCTGAGACAAAAGTTGTACAACGGACAACAATTTATGCCAGAAGCGGTTTCGGAGAATGAGTGCACAAAATCTGGGGAACCTGGCGGTGAAACGAAAAATTCTGCGG AGTCTAGGAAAATGGCCAGAAACCTAACAGCTGAGTCTACAGCAGCCAGAAGAAGACACTGG AAGTTGGGCTCTATACTAGGAGTGAAAGGAGAGATAATGGACAGATCTGCTAGTGAAAGAGTGGAACAAAGGCTGGATG CAGCATCCAGTGATATAATTTGCGGTCCTGTTTGCATGGAACCAGAAGCAAGATGCCCACTGTATGACCTCAAGCCTGAACCAGAGAAGGCTCAACATGATCTTCAAACCtctgtagtggagtgtagtacAGATGTCCATGAATACTGTGAAGATGAGGGGGAGGAACCTCTATTGACGGGTGTGTGTGACGCAGACAGTGAGCAACATTTTCCTCAGCCTaaaagagaagaggaagagtTTGACATCTCCTGTTTACTGACGTCTGACTTGCAGCATACTTCCACACAGCTACTTAGGGAGAACAACACAGAAATAAACTCGGACTATAGGATGTCCTTAAATTTAGCCAGAGACTTTAATTTCATGGTGACTCCAAATGTTAAGCATTTAAATTATCTAGAAAGAACCAGTATTTCACTAACATGTGAGAAACAGAAAGGCAAAAAATATACTTGCAATGTATGTGGGAAAAAACTTTCAACAAAATACTCATTTGCTGCTCACTACAGATTACATACCAAGGAGAAGCCCTTCACATGTGCACAGTGTGGCAAAAGATTTGCCAAGAAATTTAACCTAGACATTCACTACAATGTCCACACTGGTGCAAAACCCTATGCCTGTACTCTCTGCCCCAAGATGTTTGCTGATCCCAGCGCTTTTGGACGCCATAAGAGAACTCACTGA
- the LOC143474141 gene encoding uncharacterized protein LOC143474141 isoform X3, translating to MVDSHFQVQLTAVLEVLMKTAVADICALTDNWFRSLHMEIMRSKKENEELRQKLYNGQQFMPEAVSENECTKSGEPGGETKNSAESRKMARNLTAESTAARRRHWKLGSILGVKGEIMDRSASERVEQRLDAASSDIICGPVCMEPEARCPLYDLKPEPEKAQHDLQTSVVECSTDVHEYCEDEGEEPLLTDYIPRRSPSHVHSVAKDLPRNLT from the exons ATGGTTGACTCTCATTTTCAGGTTCAGCTTACAGCTGTTCTAGAAGTACTGATGAAAACGGCAGTCGCAGACATTTGCGCTCTGACGGACAACTGGTTCAGGTCTTTACACATGGAAATAATGAGAAGCAAGAAGGAAAACGAGGAGCTGAGACAAAAGTTGTACAACGGACAACAATTTATGCCAGAAGCGGTTTCGGAGAATGAGTGCACAAAATCTGGGGAACCTGGCGGTGAAACGAAAAATTCTGCGG AGTCTAGGAAAATGGCCAGAAACCTAACAGCTGAGTCTACAGCAGCCAGAAGAAGACACTGG AAGTTGGGCTCTATACTAGGAGTGAAAGGAGAGATAATGGACAGATCTGCTAGTGAAAGAGTGGAACAAAGGCTGGATG CAGCATCCAGTGATATAATTTGCGGTCCTGTTTGCATGGAACCAGAAGCAAGATGCCCACTGTATGACCTCAAGCCTGAACCAGAGAAGGCTCAACATGATCTTCAAACCtctgtagtggagtgtagtacAGATGTCCATGAATACTGTGAAGATGAGGGGGAGGAACCTCTATTGACGG ATTACATACCAAGGAGAAGCCCTTCACATGTGCACAGTGTGGCAAAAGATTTGCCAAGAAATTTAACCTAG
- the prune gene encoding exopolyphosphatase PRUNE1, which yields MEAYLRSCPEVLKNHMKTSSGLLHVVLGNEACDIDSMVSALTFAYFLSKTLSSGEAAVPVLNIPRSEFPLRSDCVFLLKESGLSQDYLLFRDEVDLHGLQQLAITLVDHNVLPEDDRALESAVVEVIDHHRLERTPSPSCHVTVEIVGSCATLVTERLVQKGPAVVDQQVAQLLYGSIITDCVNMAPEAGKVTPKDSQYAVLLETRFPKLPPRSVLFQSLHSAKFDVSGLTTEQMLLKDMKAVSGGELKLAISVIYMTLDAFLQRRCLQQELCEFCHKHNYNLVIAMTISFSDNKEPFRQLAVYSSCTLYRDEVSKALEKARNPLLNLSPMSSPYPDMKTYVQGNALASRKKVLPIISDFLKERERKMVLGGNLEELELEEECLLEQSDSQQCLEDAGLDEDSGVPPTPMNSLVEGCPLDNGLPKISAEVLVEKVSKIASEEALFEAQ from the exons ATGGAAGCGTATCTACGGAGCTGTCCCGAGGTGTTAAAG AATCATATGAAGACCAGCTCAGGGTTGCTGCATGTGGTGCTGGGAAATGAGGCATGTGATATTGACTCCATGGTGTCAGCCCTCACCTTTGCCTACTTTCTGTCGAAG ACGCTGAGCTCTGGTGAagccgctgtccctgtcctcaaCATCCCACGGTCAGAGTTCCCCTTGCGCTCTGACTGTGTTTTCCTGCTGAAAGAGAGCGGCCTGTCTCAGGACTACCTGCTGTTCAGGGACGAGGTGGATCTCCACGGCCTGCAGCAGCTGGCTATAACATTAGTGGACCACAATGTTTTGCCCGA GGACGACCGTGCACTGGAGTCAGCCGTGGTAGAGGTCATCGATCATCACCGTCTAGAAAggactccctctccctcctgccATGTCACGGTGGAGATTGTGGGCTCTTGTGCCACGCTGGTGACGGAGCGCCTTGTCCAGAAAGGCCCTGCAGTGGTGGACCAGCAGGTGGCACAGCTTTTATACG GCTCCATTATCACCGACTGTGTTAATATGGCACCCGAGGCAGGAAAAGTCACCCCGAAAGACAGCCAGTACGCCGTGCTTTTAGAAACGCGCTTTCCCAAGCTACCCCCTAGGAGTGTACTCTTCCAGTCCCTACACAGCGCCAAGTTTGATGTATCAG gCCTCACCACAGAGCAGATGTTATTAAAGGACATGAAAGCTGTATCTGGGGGAGAGCTAAAACTGGCCATCAGTGTTATCTACATGACACTTGAT GCCTTCCTGCAGAGACGCTGTTTACAGCAGGAGCTTTGTGAGTTCTGTCATAAGCACAACTACAACCTGGTGATCGCCATGACGATCTCTTTCAGTGACAACAAGGAGCCTTTCAGACAGCTTGCTGTTTACAGCTCCTGCACACTCTACAGGGATGAG GTAAGCAAAGCTCTGGAAAAAGCCAGAAACCCCCTTCTAAATCTTAGTCCAATGAGCAGTCCATACCCGGATATGAAGACCTATGTTCAGGGCAACGCACTGGCCTCTCGCAAGAAGGTGCTGCCAATTATTTCAGACTTCCTTAAAGAGAGGGAAAGGAAGATGGTACTTGGTGGCAACCTGGAGGAGCTGGAGTTGGAGGAAGAGTGCCTACTGGAACAGAGTGACAGCCAGCAGTGTCTGGAGGACGCCGGCCTGGACGAAGACTCTGGCGTCCCCCCGACTCCTATGAACAGTCTGGTTGAGGGTTGTCCCTTGGACAATGGCCTTCCCAAGATCAGTGCAGAGGTGCTGGTTGAAAAAGTCAGCAAGATAGCCAGTGAGGAGGCGCTCTTTGAAGCACAATGA
- the myo1eb gene encoding myosin IEb produces the protein MGSKERYHWQTQNVKVSGVDDMVLLAKINEDAITDNLKKRYMDDFIFTYIGPVLISVNPFKQLPYFSDREVELYQGAAQYENPPHIYALADNMYRNMMIDAENQCVIISGESGAGKTVAAKYIMSYISKVSGGGPKVQHVKDIILQSNPLLEAFGNAKTVRNNNSSRFGKYFEIQFSRGGEPDGGKISNFLLEKSRVVSQNQGERNFHIYYQLLAGATTEQRENLGVTTPDYYYYMNQSGTYTVDDINDKKEFSDTMEAMSVIGLSLEDQDAVMQIVAGILHLGNITFREEGNYAVVESEDFLAFPSYLLGISQEGLKKKLTSRVMDSKWGGKTESIFVTLNTEQACFSRDALSKALYARLFDYLVDAINKAMQKDHEEFNVGVLDIYGFEIFQQNGFEQFCINFVNEKLQQIFIELTLKAEQDEYVQEGIKWTPIEYFNNKVVCDLIESKVNPVGIMSVLDDVCATMHAKGEGADQTLLQKLQAQVGTHEHFNSWNKGFVVHHYAGKVSYIVNGFCERNRDVLFNDIIELMQSSEFAFIQNLFPENLEAEKKGRPTTAGAKIKKQANNLVQTLMKCTPHYIRCIKPNETKKARDWEESRVKHQVEYLGLRENIRVRRAGYAFRRVFRKFLQRYAILTKETWPQWRGDEKQGVLHLLKSVNMDSDQYQLGKSKIFIKAPESLFLLEEMRERKYNGYARVIQQAWRKHIAVRKYVRMREEASDILLNKKERRKNSLNRNFMGDYIGTDNRPEIRQFVGRRERIEFADVVVKYDRRFKTVKRDLILTSKFLYLIGREKVKQGPEKGQIREVIKRQIELEKIQSISLSTLQDDFFIVHEERYDSVLESMFKTEFLSLLYKRYEEKTRKKLPLKFNNLLEFKVKKEGWGPFASAGSRQIQFQMGQGDSVLLKPSGKTLSVSIGPGLPKNSRPTRIDNRKSRYIGNPTQGTGMHLRGPSRSAGQGVANKGRHASSRGSLLRQQSSMDQPTLPRHHGLRPSQNRDGEYTDMGFMKVPDQGVAGLHRRLSKEVKPVPGAGLPKPAPRPKPRSPQCRALYAYDAQDTDELSFNAEEVIEILNEDASGWWFGRLRGREGMFPGNYVEKI, from the exons ACATATATAGGCCCTGTGCTGATATCTGTAAATCCTTTCAAGCAGTTGCCATATTTTTCGGACCGGGAAGTGGAGCTCTATCAGGGAGCT GCTCAGTATGAGAATCCACCACACATTTATGCTTTGGCTGATAACATGTACCGCAATATGATGATCGATGCAGAAAACCAGTGCGTCATCATTAG TGGAGAGAGTGGAGCAGGAAAGACTGTGGCAGCCAAGTACATTATGAGCTATATCTCCAAAGTTTCTGGTGGGGGTCCTAAAGTTCAG CATGTTAAAGACATCATCCTCCAGTCTAACCCCCTGCTGGAGGCTTTTGGGAATGCCAAGACAGTGCGCAATAACAACTCTAGTCGCTTC GGAAAATACTTTGAGATCCAGTTCAGCCGGGGAGGAGAACCTGATGGAGGAAAAATTTCAAACTTCCTTTTGGAGAAATCTAGGGTTGTGTCTCAAAACCAAGGAGAGAGGAATTTTCATATATACTACCAG CTCTTAGCAGGAGCCActacagaacagagagagaattTGGGAGTGACCACTccagactactactactacatgaACCAATCTGGTACCTACACTGTAGATGACATCAATGACAAGAAGGAGTTCTCTGACACCATG GAGGCTATGTCAGTCATTGGTCTGTCTTTGGAAGACCAAGATGCTGTGATGCAGATTGTCGCTGGGATCCTTCATCTGGGCAACATCACTTTCAGAGAAGAAGGCAACTATGCTGTGGTGGAGAGCGAAGATT TTCTTGCCTTCCCGTCATACCTGCTGGGTATATCTCAGGAGGGCTTGAAGAAGAAGCTAACCAGCCGGGTTATGGACAGTAAATGGGGTGGCAAGACAGAGAGCATTTTTGTCACACTGAACACGGAGCAGGCCTGCTTTTCACGAGACGCCCTGTCCAAGGCTCTCTACGCCCGCCTCTTTGACTACCTCGTAGAC GCAATTAACAAGGCCATGCAGAAGGACCATGAGGAATTCAACGTTGGGGTGCTGGACATTTATGGCTTTGAAATCTTTCAG CAAAATGGCTTTGAGCAGTTCTGCATTAACTTTGTGAATGAGAAGCTCCAGCAGATCTTCATCGAGCTCACTCTGAAGGCCGAGCAG GACGAGTATGTGCAGGAGGGAATTAAATGGACACCTATTGAGTATTTTAACAACAAAGTTGTATGTGACTTGATAGAATCCAAAGTG AACCCTGTGGGTATTATGAGTGTCCTGGATGATGTATGTGCTACCATGCATGCCAAGGGAGAGGGTGCAGACCAGACTCTGCTCCAGAAACTACAAGCACAGGTCGGCACTCACGAACACTTCAATAGCTGGAATAAAGGATTCGTAGTGCACCACTACGCAGGCAAG GTCTCATATATTGTTAATGGCTTCTGTGAGAGGAACAGAGATGTACTTTTCAATGACATCATAGAACTGATGCAAAGCAGTGAATT TGCATTCATCCAAAACCTCTTCCCAGAGAATCTTGAGGCTGAAAAGAAAGGCCGTCCAACCACCGCAGGAGCCAAAATCAAG AAACAAGCGAATAACCTGGTGCAGACACTGATGAAATGCACCCCCCACTACATCCGCTGCATTAAACCCAACGAGACCAAAAAGGCCAGAGACTGGGAGGAGAGTCGCGTCAAACATCAGGTGGAGTATCTGGGCCTGCGCGAGAACATTCGTGTGCGTAGGGCCGGGTATGCCTTCCGCCGTGTCTTCAGGAAGTTCTTGCAGAG ATATGCAATCCTGACTAAAGAGACATGGCCACAGTGGCGTGGAGATGAGAAGCAAGGAGTCCTGCACCTGCTGAAATCTGTCAACATGGACTCAGATCAGTACCAGCTGGGCAAGAGCAAGATCTTCATCAAGGCCCCAGAATCA CTGTTCCTTTTGGAAGaaatgagggagagaaagtacAATGGCTACGCCCGCGTCATCCAGCAGGCCTGGCGCAAGCATATTGCTGTTCGCAAATACGTCCGCATGCGAGAGGAGG CATCGGACATTCTGTTGAATAAGAAGGAACGGCGAAAAAACAGCCTGAACCGCAACTTCATGGGCGACTACATCGGCACAGACAATCGTCCTGAGATCCGGCAGTTTGTGGGGCGCAGGGAGAGGATTGAATTTGCTGATGTGGTGGTCAAATATGATCGCAGGTTTAAG ACTGTGAAGCGTGACCTCATCTTGACCTCCAAGTTTCTTTACTTGATTGGCCGGGAGAAAGTGAAGCAGGGCCCTGAGAAGGGCCAGATACGTGAGGTCATCAAAAGGCAAATTgagctggagaagattcagTCCATCTCTCTAAG CACGCTCCAGGATGACTTCTTCATTGTGCATGAAGAGCGCTATGACAGCGTGCTGGAGTCCATGTTTAAAACTGAGTTTCTGAGTTTGCTCTACAAACGTTATGAGGAGAAGACTCGGAAGAAGCTGCCCCTGAAATTCAATAACCT ACTTGAATTTAAGGTGAAGAAAGAAGGCTGGGGCCCGTTTGCCTCCGCCGGCTCTCGGCAGATCCAGTTCCAAATGGGCCAGGGAGACAGTGTGCTCCTCAAACCCAGTGGCAAGACCCTTAGTGTTAGCATAGGCCCAGGCCTCCCTAAAAATTCAA GGCCCACTCGCATAGATAACCGGAAGAGCAGATACATAGGAAATCCAACTCAGGGCACTGGAATGCATTTACGTG GTCCCTCCAGGAGTGCAGGTCAAGGAGTCGCTAACAAGGGCCGTCATGCCTCCTCTAGGGGTTCTTTGCTCCGTCAGCAGTCCAGTATGGATCAACCCACCCTGCCCCGCCATCATGGGCTTCGCCCTAGTCAAAACCGTGATGGAGAATACACTGACATGGGTTTCATGAAAGTGCCTGACCAGGGTGTAGCAGG ACTTCATCGCCGACTTTCAAAAGAGGTTAAACCTGTTCCGGGAGCAGGGCTGCCTAAACCAGCCCCCCGGCCCAAGCCTCGGTCCCCACAGTGCCGCGCCCTCTACGCCTACGACGCCCAGGACACagatgagctcagcttcaatgCTGAGGAAGTCATAGAGATCTTAAATGAAG ACGCATCAGGCTGGTGGTTTGGTCGTCTGCGGGGGAGAGAAGGCATGTTTCCTGGCAACTATGTTGAAAAGATTTAG